A genomic region of Chaetodon auriga isolate fChaAug3 chromosome 11, fChaAug3.hap1, whole genome shotgun sequence contains the following coding sequences:
- the LOC143327782 gene encoding uncharacterized protein LOC143327782, translating to MTALLVELWSFIPTAVKDFLLFRPVELKANTMFRFSLVVCVSLIFGITAKPYKPWNKLTDEAFQDAVMSIDENGKMSWGMEVEPPEDMDETNYDIDPRMMIWKSMKGSGQDNRPLEAEEDLDELYHPSVPDILKVQIQKVGALPAVEVHAEDANVKYNQEPEEDKDDIDHPVFSKTASEEPEQDQDDIYHKAMEELNEYQAPLMAEYNAAAEVHAVHSEPEMDKDDLYHRDDQRLPVQMERQGLEVRGEREVRIHLEPEEDRDSLYHKDAVPPVLYQGETEEADPFDVPFQRTYSKPEEDWDHLHHQ from the exons ATGACTGCTTTATTGGTGGAACTTTGGTCCTTTATTCCCACTGCAGTGAAAGATTTCTTGCTGTTCAGACCTGTTGAGCTGAAAGCAAACACCATGTTCAG GTTTTCTCTTGTcgtttgtgtttctctgataTTTGGCATCACAGCAAAGCCATATAAACCCTgg AATAAACTGACAGATGAAGCATTCCAGGATGCTGTTAT GTCCATAGATGAGAATGGAAAGATGTCCTGGGGAATGGAGGTGGAGCCTCCAGAGGACATGGATGAGACTAACTATGACATCGACCCTCGCATGATGATCTGGAAGAGTATGAAGGGCAGCGGACAGGACAACCGGCCCCTGGAGGCCGAAGAAGATCTGGACGAGCTGTACCACCCTTCAGTGCCCGATATCCTCAAAGTTCAGATCCAAAAGGTCGGTGCCCTCCCTGCTGTCGAGGTCCACGCAGAAGATGCCAACGTGAAGTACAATCAGGAACCAGAAGAGGATAAGGATGACATCGACCACCCTGTTTTCAGTAAGACGGCCTCAGAAGAACCCGAGCAGGACCAGGATGACATCTACCACAAAGCGATGGAGGAGCTGAACGAATATCAGGCCCCACTAATGGCTGAATACAACGCTGCTGCAGAGGTCCACGCTGTGCACTCTGAACCAGAGATGGATAAGGACGACCTGTACCATCGTGACGACCAGCGTTTGCCTGTGCAGATGGAGCGGCAGGGACTTGAGGTCAGGGGTGAGCGCGAGGTCAGAATTCACCTTGaaccagaggaggacagggacagTCTGTACCACAAAGACGCCGTCCCGCCCGTCCTTTACCAAGGTGAGACTGAAGAGGCCGATCCTTTTGATGTGCCGTTTCAGAGGACGTACAGCAAACCAGAGGAAGATTGGGATCATCTCCACCACCAGTGA